A window from Mycobacterium saskatchewanense encodes these proteins:
- a CDS encoding DUF1003 domain-containing protein, producing MDAQKPKMTTPRLHTDRHTPQLIPHRLLRDSQVHHPAVVEEAKRRSERLHLRLADRITAFAGSMSFVWIHAVLFAVWIAALEKYSWPILALVVSLEAIFLSTFVMIGQNRQAAFQQAQADHDFEAQELELKTNTDLTRQIQVLTEELHRHFIGGAT from the coding sequence ATGGACGCCCAAAAGCCGAAGATGACAACCCCACGCCTCCACACCGATCGGCACACCCCCCAACTCATTCCCCACCGGTTGTTGCGCGATAGTCAAGTCCACCATCCTGCCGTGGTGGAGGAGGCCAAGAGACGAAGCGAGAGACTTCACCTGCGGCTGGCCGACCGCATTACCGCGTTCGCGGGCTCGATGAGCTTCGTCTGGATTCACGCGGTCCTTTTCGCCGTGTGGATAGCGGCATTGGAAAAGTACTCGTGGCCGATACTTGCTTTGGTGGTTTCGCTCGAAGCGATCTTCCTGTCGACGTTCGTGATGATCGGCCAGAACCGCCAAGCCGCCTTCCAACAGGCTCAGGCCGACCACGACTTTGAGGCTCAGGAATTGGAGCTCAAAACCAACACGGACTTGACCCGCCAAATCCAGGTTCTCACCGAGGAATTGCATCGACACTTCATCGGCGGGGCCACCTAA